Proteins from a genomic interval of Medicago truncatula cultivar Jemalong A17 chromosome 3, MtrunA17r5.0-ANR, whole genome shotgun sequence:
- the LOC11421141 gene encoding early nodulin-12A encodes MTSFSSYLLVFFLASLILIPQGFASQPHHHPNHPPSTQEVPRHHHPKHPPSTQEFPHQGSKPHPILPTNLPKPHPHHPPKEDNTHF; translated from the coding sequence ATGACTTCTTTTTCCTCATACTTGCTTGTGTTTTTCCTTGCATCTCTTATTCTCATCCCTCAAGGCTTTGCTTCTCAacctcatcatcatccaaacCATCCACCGTCTACTCAAGAAGTTCCTCGTCATCATCATCCAAAACATCCACCGTCTACTCAAGAATTTCCTCATCAAGGTTCTAAACCTCATCCTATACTTCCTACCAACTTACCCAAACCACATCCTCACCACCCTCCAAAAGAAGATAACACTCATTTCTAA